The DNA region ttataatatacctatgatcttgatgataattttttatttgtataattagcCAGTTGGATGTGATGGGGTTGTTGGATCAGGAGCAATTCGTGATACATGTGGAATTTGTGGAGGATCTGGAAgagtttgtaaattatttgagGGTATATTTATGGAACCAAATCTTCCAAAAGGTCATCAACCAGTTACAATTATTCCCAAGGGTGCAATGTCATTGAATATATCTGAATTACGTTACAGTGGAAATTTTTTAGGTTTACCAATTATGAAAAACAGTTTTTacttgttataataattaatgataataagtatattaatttaggatgataattgtttttttttttagcattaaaAGCTGAAAATGGAAGCTATATTTTAAATGGTCCGTATTCTGTTAGTCCAAGTGGTATTTATAAAGTTGCTGGTACTGTTTTTACATATCAAAGAGGTGACAAATATCGTATGGAATGTGTTATTGCTGCTGGACCACTCAATGAATCAATTAGCCTTGAAATTTTGTATCACGAAATGAATCCAGGagtattatataaatacatgcTACCAACAAATGatttgaatgataataattatgatatttcTCCTCCACTTTATACTCCAGGtgatcatcatttatatttaataatcgaaatattttttgtatatttacttatttaattgtgttattttcagaaacaaatacaaattatatttctaatttaataCCTCAATTGTCAAATCCCTTGAAAACAATCACGTAAGTTTtgtaacatttttatatttattgatgaagattaatttaatttataattttttttagacaagaaaaaaatatagaaacacGTTTATCGAAAAATCAACATGATGAGagtaatagaaataataaatatccattaattttgatggaaaataaaaCACCAAGTATacatttattagaaaataaaaaaaaaaataaaaaacataaatttcaatgGAAAATTGTTGGAATGACGACATGTTCTAAAACCTGTGGCGgaggtaaatatatatatttttttttttcgaatcaaACGTGGGAATTGtctatagaaataaattaaaattgccaTTTGAACTCTAAAATTTCTATCAATGtcaaattgacaattaaaagaaaaaaacaagagccattaaaaaaaattaaaagaccATTTTGATCAAAATGCTGTGAATGAACTTTTAACTGAAATATATTCTCcgacaataattaattacatcaTATCATTGCCTAAATTTAGTTCAGTCACTTTATCTTCatttcctgtttttttttttcatttaaagatacactttttttttttatttagttgtaaaaaaatattaaatgacaaaaaaaattatttaaggaATTCAAAGTACATTGATAAAATGTATCAAAGTTGATAAAGATATTGAAGTACCAGACAGAAGATGTAGACGTTTCGAAAAGCCAAAAATCCAATCATCAACTCATTGTAATGATCTTCCATGTCCAGCAAGGCAAGTTAATTTTATGCTTAGAAATACAAAGAACCCTTGCCATTAATTAgctgtattattaaaaaaaaataaaataaaatttgttttttaattttattgtccaattaaatataaagatgGAGAGCAGATGGTTGGTCCGAGTGTTCAGTAACATGTGGTACTGGTGTAAAAACAAGAAAACTTGAGTGTGTACAAGagttaaatacaaaattaacaatgcGTGTTGCTGCTGGTGCATGTATACAACCACCagatttaacaacaattggtACTTGTCATCTTTCACCATGTCCAGAAGTTAGAAGTATGATATTACCACAAAGAGATACTGTACCAAGATGGGACGTTGGTAATTGGAGTCCAgtaagttatttttataaatattaacattttattgttgatgatgtgattgaaaaaaaataaatatcatattgacAGTGCTCATCAACGTGTGGTAAAGGAATTAAAAATCGTACAGTAACATGTATTACAACACGTGAACCATGCTCACAATCAACAAAGCCACTTGTCGATAAAACATGTGATACACcatgcaataataatttaccatcacaaaaaaataataataaatccatTTGGCTATACAGTGATTGGTCTTccaaggtaaaaaaatatttaattttttatttttatttcattatataaatCTCAGAGTTTATGCTAATACGTTTCAAGAGTATGATTAATGCTAAAATCCAACATCTGTGTAAACCAAGAGTGGCAAAATAACTGACAAGTGGtcgacagtaaaaaaaaaaaaaaaaaaacatattagaatatttaaattatcatacacaaaaacaataaatattcaactcttgaaaatacaaaaaaaaaatattatatctgtGTTGAAATATCTTGAACATTAGACAACACTGCTTgacaaatataaatgaatgaaaatataatattcttcacctttgaaaataaataatctcaaAGACAAACCTATACCTTGATCAAACAATTTATGACTCTTTGAACATTTGCGAGTATTTCCTctcgataatattttttttttttatatttacctcaatttttatttatttatatttattttaaatatttttaaaaatgcataataatattagtggTTTATCTTGATTCCAcgcttaataaaaatatttaaaaaaaaaagaaaaaatattttttaaattaaaaattacacagtatttactttgaaataaattttttaattttttttctttagtgtATGACAGAATGTGAGCATAAAGTGGAGACAAGAAAAATAGCCTGCAGTGATGTCAGTGAATTATTTTGTGACTCTGAAAAAAAACCAGcaactattaaaaattgtttgaatgaaaaaaaaaaatgtcatgatGATGCCAAATGGTTCACTGGTCCTTGGTCATCTGtaagaataattatatattattttttttttcttcataataattttataccctgtatttaaaatatatttttgaatttatattgacAAATCCCTTCaacattttgtaataattaaaaaagaaaaaaaaaaaaaaatcgaaatattaCGTTgagtatgataaaaaattgaatgaattttttgttaaaagtgTTCCACCATGTGTGGCGAAGGAATAATTCGCCGTGAGGTAATTTGCATTGGTAAATCATCTGGTGAATCAAATATACTTTCGGATAATAATTGCACTGGACCAAAGCCGCAAGCTGAAGATACTTGTCGGTTGTCTGCATGCCAACCCGAATGGTACATGTCTGACTGGGGCGaggtaaatttgttttttattttcataactGTCATATGGttatcttaattttattttatattgagaatttatttatattttaaaatatcagtgTTCAGCTTCCTGTGGTGGTGGAATTAAAGAACGAATTGTTAAATGTATTCATGATGGTGTTGCTACTTTAAATTgtgattcatcaacaaaacCATCTGATAAAATATCATGCAATATTGATGCTTGTCCACGtgatttaatacaaaaatctCCCAAGAGTAAGTtacttaaattaattgttattatgatttttttattaattatttttgttatttttagaaGTTCGTAAATGTGTTGATGAATATCCAAAATGTGCATCAGTTATTAAGGCTGGCCTTTGTCGAatgaaatattacaaatacTCATGCTGTGGGTGTCAAAATTAATACCACAATTATTTCCAatgataattgtaaaattagtcccagtcaattgaaaaaataaaaataaaatttaaagtctgaattattataaattcaatatagcttaaataaatttttttcaatattaattaaaattattataaatattaaataagttttaaattaaaatttaaattattttttattgtataaatttgaaaaataaaaatataaaaaagttcagtaaaaaattattattaaaatattaaacaattatttatttatttttgtgaaaagtgatgctttttgtttttattttgaattataaaaaaaaatgtgtcattgttgtttattttattatcttatttaaaaaaaaaattatatttatctattttaaacaCGATCATTAGTCATTGCAACACCTTTGCCAGTCCATTGTTCTTTGAGATTAACTTTAAGACCCAAATCTCTCATGGCTGCTTTGACATCTTGTTCAAGTGCACTACCATGATTTGCAATGGCATCTTGAAATATAGATTCAATACCATGTGTAATAAATTCAAGTGATTCTGTTTTATTTCTAACAGTCATATTACGAATAGCCCATGAGCCTTGTTTAATAACATTTTGACTTTTTGGATAATGTTTTAATGCATCAACAATAATACCTGGTGCACCACAATCATAAAATACACCAGAATTTGATGAACTTCTTAGTGTCAATGCTGATATACAAGCTAAACCAGCAGCAACAACATTTTCAGATGtctaaaatcataaaataaatcatcaattattaattgatcaataaattattttgataagcTAATAAACATTACCTTGAATCTACTtaatgttgatattattaatggTGCACTACCAGATGTTATAATATGTGCTTTGACATTGTCATTACCAGCAAGTGCCTTAAGTAATTTAAGTGCTTGCCAATTAAGTCTTTCAGTATCTGGatgatttataataacatctaaaataaatgttaaaccACCAGCATCTTCAACCTCTTGACAAAATTCATTTCTAACAATAAGTGTTGCCAGGGTTAGCATCAAATCACCAACAACTTTTTCATTATCTTTAAattctgtaaaataataatttttaaatttatttaacatgatgttgttattaataatttataatttgtaattaaatatttacttgataataaaagtGTTAAAATTTCTAATGATGATCTGGCAATTTGTGCAGCATGTTCATGTGCTTTTCCATATTCATGTCtcaaatcatcatcaagaacCAATGCTCTCATAACACCACAAGCAGCTCTAAGTTCATCACCAttaacatcattttttttaacaattttcataAGTCGATCTAATATTTTagctgtaaatatattttgtctatttttttcatgtttaataCAGCATTCTTTGATCCATTTTAAAACAAGCTGAACAGTAGAAATATCTTCAATCTCATCTAGGCAACTAGAATTAAACagttcattaaataataatccaacaaaatatttaacaaatgaagGAAGAAACTTACTTTATTTGAAATTCTATACCATTGTCATCAAGAAGATCTGGATGTCCATTCATCAATGATATCAATGTTGATAATCCagctttgaatatatttaaattatcttttgttaGCTTaagaatatcaataataatattataggCATTTTCTTTCCCAGCATAAACTCTTCTTGCAATATCTttgtttaattcaattttaagtttattaaaaattgattcaacatcatcaaagtttttattttccagcaaacattttaaattgtccagacatatttttattgtattctCATTGTTATCAAGAGCTagatcttttattatatttgacaaATCAATtccctgaaaattttttaatacaacaattaataaagtaaaattaaatttatttatgttttgtttttaccTGTGCCTCAAATTGTTTTATAGCATCATCTACAGCTTCTTGTGGTGACATATCAAActcttcaatattttctttgacAACTTCATCATAAGTTTCTTGTTTAATAACACGTACCATTATTGTTAgttgtttatttgttaattttataaattcaactgtaatgttttaatcgagtaatgttgatttttttatttttttttacaaataaccACGACCTGATTTACCATAAAAGGATTGATCAATTCAAGGAAAAAGTAGTTTTGTTAGGTACAAAGATGTAAGTTGTAACCTTCACTTTACCAATAATAAACTcaactttaattattgtttttatttttgacaagtCCAAAAACAGCTGATTAAGTCGGCTTTACAGATTTCTTGCTGACCttcgaaatttataaatggcTGGATTTTCcggaaatttaaaattccgatttgaatttaaaaatataataattagtttttaattaattaacttttatgtggaatattttatttatttgtttattacttttttttttttttaacaaagatttgataaataatttcgaataaattttatatattaaaattcaaactgaaaattaaaaaatatatatataaaaaaagatattgataaactttctaaattttcaaaaaccaaatgataaatattataaaaataatttatcataatttttttttaacttgaatttgGGTCAAAAGTTCATTAgcaaatcaaaatttatcagaGATCTTTTGTCAccttgaattattatcattgttcggtgtaaaaataaaaaaaactgataacgAGAATTAAAGTCGGAAATAATTATAGGCCCCCTGTCGTGTTGGAACAAATGATGTAgataagatttaaaaaaatattaaaaaatcgtaTTTTAGGTGATGACTTGTTAAGTGGTCGACGATATAATTAGTCTGAATTCGTTTCATctagaaagaaaagcaaaagtattaattattttttttaatcaataaatattttaaaaagcaatcatttaatttgaaaattttcaattaaacaaaTCTAGtgagtatataataatatcaattaaaaaagaaaattaattattattaaattaataagtaaaggaattacgaaaatttaaaatgttatatattttttttctttcagtttTTGCTGATActtgattgatttattaaattaaaaaaaaatgcattcaataattatttgttttataataattgaattattatcatcatgcaATTCTTACGAAATGTGTCGTGGAAAAAATTTACGAACTGACGCTGTTTCAGCTGAAAAATTCAGAGAAAAATGTACCTGGTTAGATAATGGggattgtgaattttttacttGTGAAGAAAGTGGATATGTTGGTGAAAGATTTTTTACCGGTATGCTGCCGAATAATTGGAATCAAAAAACTCAACAAATTATTGATGGTCCTGATAATTGTTGTATTGGAGCTGAAGATTTATCTGGTTTTTGTCAtggaatttgtaaaaaaaaatttcaaaaagtgTATCaggataattttataattagaagacaatgataaaaaaaagaaaaaaaaataatatatttttatttaaatgaaataaatataaagataaaaaaaaaaaaaccatttatcaatttcattaacTCAAAcaactttcaaaaaaaatttttcaattccatttttacgaatttttaaaaattaaaaaattcgtaaacatggaattaaaaaattttttaacaattttcgtacaaattatttttattattattattttactttaatatttaatttttgaataagtACGTACGATTTTCAACTCATTCccatagaatatatatattacgaatctaatatgattttttaattcactaagattgagagaaaatttttattatactgttCTTTTACATcacattgaataaattattttttcttttacattcgataaattcattcaatatttatacatttatttatgctgttgtgttttttaatttaacaagatGCACATCTTAAAAATCTCGttcacaataatttttataatttttataatttttataattttaacggTAACGCTATTGGCACTGAATACGGGGGAATTTACGGGGACATTTATACAAGTTTCGGAAAAATTCACGGTAAACATTTACCGTATTTCCCGTAAATTTCCCCGTATCGGTGCCAATAACGATTTCGTAATTTTAATTAGCGTATACGTGAAAATTGCACCGTTCATTTTTACACAATTATACCTAAacattcattataaaatttatttataactaattttcatttttgatatGTCCATCGagattaataaatcaaaaaaaaaaacaatattatcaacaaattaacaaaGTTCCATTCGACAAACAAtatccagaaaaaaaaaacatcagtcgttcatcattttgattatcttaaaattcatattataaatatttaattgcataataattaattacacaatattgatatattaatatttaaattatccaaGTCTTTAATTacactataaaattattttaaattcaataaataatcacgtaataaatttatatttacaatcgataaaaaaaaaaaattcatataatttaaattatttattaaaaattattaattattcattaaaaaaattttaaataacattttaatatcataaaaaagtCTCTATTATTggcagtatttttttttttttttacaacaacaataaaattgtatattacaatagaaaaaaaaaaaaataattagtaaaaaaaaaaaacgttcgtTTACtacatagaaataaaaaaattaaattaataattattttaaaaaattatgaaagagGACTAGAGACGTGACTCGTCCTCTTGACGATAAAGTTAtcttggtgatgatgattttggTGGTGGTCATACAGCACTACCAGCATAAAAACCAATTTTACCACAATGTCCACTTGTTTTTTGTCCATTACCTCTTTTTTCACATTCAAGTGTACTAAATGTATTTTGTccaatttgattttttctttttggatTTTGTAATGTCATACTTCTTTGATTTGTATTTGTACTTGTACTTGTACTTGGTTCAGAACATCTACCACTATGAATTGTACCAAAATTTTGATACATACCATGTGAttgtattgttgttatattttgattttgattattatgttTAAGTATAATTGGTACTGTTTGTCCAgctaaattattacaacaattataatttttattatcatgtaaatattcattatttgtcATAGGATGTCTTGTATCAGATACAATAATAACATTTGACATTAATGTATCATTATTTGAGCATTGTTCTTGCATTCTAGGACTATTACAAAATTCAACATAGCGTGATTcttgtaattgttgttgttgatgtagctgttgttgttgttgtagctgttgttgatgtagctgttgttgatgttgttgttgtgaatttaaaacatGTTCTTTATCCTCAGTATATGTCATAATATTTTGTCGTGAATCAGATAATATTCGTGAATCCATAAAACCTTCTTTATCAGCAAAACCACTTAATCTCGAATCAACAATACCAggttcaattttatcaacaaatgtaAATTGTGGCTCAACAATTTGTGAATTTGGATATGACGGTAGTATAtgtgataaatcatttttatcaacataacTTATTGATTTTGGATTTGATACACATATATCTGGTGCTGTTTTACAAAGTAATGATGTTGTTCCTTCTTCAGTTAATCTTTGTGGACCAAGAATAACATCTTGaatatgaaacaaaaaaacagcATACATTAgctattattcaatttacaatCACATGTTAATTAAACCAATTAACTTGATTGTAATTTACATGTTAAATTGTACAATTGATTGATCTAAATAAACACTACCTTTGGTTGGTTGATCAAACGTTTGTGTTTGTGCTACACCTGGTGATTTTTGATGAGATCTAACAAGATATTCTGATGACAAACCACGTTGTTCACGTAATTTACGCTCAGCACCTGGTACCATAACACGTACCTagtaattaaatgttttttttttaatttccatacaacataattaattatttttgattggttaatattatttatttataccatATCTTCAACTGTTGGAAAACGTGCCATGTAACCAGATACAGTAAACAATGCTGCAATTTCAGCAAGTATCAATGCAAGTCCCGATAGCTGTAAACACCAGCCATATTTATATTGTGGCAATGCATTGTCttctaaatttaatgatgataaaacacCATATCTTTTTGGCGATTCAAATGATGCATCTGATAGGGCTGAAGCGAGTACAATAAGTCCACCACCAAGTGAAAGacctttaaaattaaaaaaatattaattcaataatttacttttactcttatttatttaactatttattttatatatttttttttagctttattGCAACAATGTGTAATAAAATAGCTTAAATATTATGTCGAGTTTAATTACAGTAAGATTGAAATTTGTCAAATGTAATGGACAATGTCATTAAAGTGCATAATAAActtgtaatataaattttcattatgaagTAACTTTGTTGTGCTAGTAAAATGTccttataaatttacattgaagttatttttattttattttacaagaaatacaatgtcaaaaataaataaattaattgttgttgttgttgttttttatcgTTTAGATTTAACAATGAGGATATGTATACAAATAGAgttgatattatttgaattttaaatttaaataattgtattgaatgttggaatatattttgaataagaTAAAAAGTTGTGATAAACTTTGGCAACATTGGAAGAAAGTTATAGTATCGATAgcgaattttatatatatacatgtacttCCAACAATTTCCTGCTAAGCTCCCCAATGggaatttcgattttttttttttttattatacaaaccGATAGTttttacaacttttttttcatatatatctttttatgttatattttttttttttttattttctacacaCCAAGTCAGCTGAGAAACATATCCTGAAAGAAACGGTTACATGCATGGTAGAACAAGTCAACCGAGTCTTGatgacacaattttttttctattttatttttcgattttaaaaaagagTTATAGCCATTGAACAGTAGATATCTatcgaataaatatatatatgaaattcttattacaatctaaaaataataaaaaaaaaaaactaaatattggtaaaatatttttatattggaattttatacaagaaaaaatatgacagGAAATCAGTCattctattttttagataagaaaagaaaaaaaaattgacgacAAAAATTAAACACGTGAGTgaactttaaaatattcaagttttgtgcttttatttttgttgaaaaaaaaaaaatttcaatgggTTATTACTTTTAGGTtctttcgaatttttttttttggagaaaaactacaagtttatatatagaaatgaaaaaaaagacataaaaaCACAGTAAAatcagaatttaaaaaatccaatagATAGTAAAAAAAGTTTTGCATCTTTTCAGTCAGTTTTTTAGATTAAATTTTCGTATGTTGAAACTCATAAACGACCAGTTTTACACTGCATTTAGGATTACAGTAatccaagttttttatttatttttttccattgttgATAACTTAATtcttatcaaatgaaaaattgctGAGGTGGTGGATATAATCAGTGGTACAGTTTTacgaatatttttcaattcattctGGATTTTATGATTCGAAAAATTAAGACATCAGCAAGTGTAAAATATGAAGACTCAAcgagtaatattaaaaaaaaaaagaataaagaaaatttattataaaatgtttgaaaaaagtttatgTAATAACCTTCTTGAGGGTTTGACAAAATTACAATTGGATAAATGacatttactttattttttttcgtctacTTTGGTATTCACtttaccttgaaaaaaaatatctttaagtAAAGTATAAGTTTTATAGTATACTTTGAAATACCACCCAGACAAtatcttcattttttattcttatcaaactttaaaatcaataaaaaaattaaaaataatacaaaagaaaattccTTGATGTAAATTTTTCCTAACGATgactttaaaaaaaccaaaaaagcTATTtcatattcgaaaaaaaatatttaaaaatcaatgtaaagtttagaaaaaatttaatagtatactatatttttatttgaagattTATATGTCtcaaagttatatatattatctcttccattaaatttatacgTGTAAATTTTCACAAGAAACTATTTAAGTAATATTTTAGCCATAAAAGTTTTACCATCAACATGATAATATACTGTATAATATACACAAACTAATGTACTAAAGCTGTAACACTTATGAAAAGTCAAAATGTTGAGTGATCTTCTTtcaaaaaacaagaaaaaataaaaatttccttTTCAACGCatcttcaacaaaaaaaaaaaaaaaaaaacttttcaaaacTTTATAAAGGCTTTTTGGTTAACACCTGACAAGTTTTCTACTTTATATTCTTTGTCTTAAACAACTTTCATGTGTTTGTTCCAAAACTATCTGAAATCTGATAactatatatttcaaaatttattattattatttcttttaaataaaatttgaatggttttattttacaaGTAAGTACTAAATATTAATTCCAAGTTTAAAAggatcattataattatcatagtTGAATTTTGCATTCAATCAAGAAGTGTATTTGATCAAAGTTGGATCAAAGTTGACAAACTTCATTAGGTATAGTGAAAACAACCACTTCAGAGACAtgcttcatatatatatattatatacactcTTGTCTGATCAAACATGAGTAACCAGTGGTCTATACAATACTCTTGTAAACTCATTTTCGAAACCTTCAACTATAtctatatgtttattttagcCAGAAATTAGTTATAGACTTTTGGGAATACTTGATCCAACTGCTgtctaaatatatacataaatatgtATTGAGTTTTGTATACTATTTCTGAAAATAGGGGCGTTagtgataaattttcattgtgtCTGACTAGACGTTGGTTTATGTTACTGGGATTAAATAACTTGACCCAGTAGTTACAAATCATACTTGTGTGATGTTGAAGGTTATCATAAACCCTTCTCATCTGTATGTAACACAtatttgtctaaaaaaaaatagaaaaaataataattattatattaatttttatttttttattagtgagaaattatttaattttttaatcttaaattCATCACtcggtttttatatattaccaaaaatatttaatacataataaatgagctttttttttaatttaataattttttaaaatttaaattaatgctgcaagtattttaaaaatctattttgattttatgatGACAAAAGTTTTTAGTatcttcatttaaaaaacttgattctCCATGaggtttattaattttcttttttttcactcaacaGAATAAatgagatataattttttaatttaatattctgATTAAGAgatgaataattaaacatactcaagaatgtttctttttttttttttcttttcatcatgATGACCTCGTTATTATGTAGTGCTTCAGGGTTTTTCTTAGCATCAGCTGACAAGTGCTTTgtattcttaattttttttttttctttttcacttatttttttatttcataaaccAAAAGGGTCAAGTAAATTAGAGCagttttaatttctttatgtcattttttaatgcaatAAATTGTGAATGAATAATTTAGGACTCATTACagcataatttaataatcaattaaatattgtttttaaatttgaaagcATTTGTGTATATTGAATAGatgattgttaataaaataatttagcatAAATCATATGATTTTCATggtttattgttataaaattgaacAGTGTATTGTTTAGTATtattgtgttgttgttgttataattaggCATATCGGGTATTTGCAGTATTGCACACTACCGTTTACCAAACGAACCGTGTCTCTTTGAATTCTCTGTACATATATTCTTGCATTATGTTACAATTGCAATGTCCTACAAACAA from Aphidius gifuensis isolate YNYX2018 linkage group LG5, ASM1490517v1, whole genome shotgun sequence includes:
- the LOC122857995 gene encoding uncharacterized protein LOC122857995 isoform X1 — protein: MCCSGSTNGSGMTRCGVICGLAALVALTTALLGPAWLHTEEQLTLPHLPRQFASAVTVRFKLGLFKVCPTIIKPPNITFYVSTPGCTKVRYNNFADVASRELGFNELNFTPLVVSKMRISAPFQIAAVVLISLGTFFAMIGHCYGDHKTIIACGLYLLGGLSLGGGLIVLASALSDASFESPKRYGVLSSLNLEDNALPQYKYGWCLQLSGLALILAEIAALFTVSGYMARFPTVEDMVRVMVPGAERKLREQRGLSSEYLVRSHQKSPGVAQTQTFDQPTKDVILGPQRLTEEGTTSLLCKTAPDICVSNPKSISYVDKNDLSHILPSYPNSQIVEPQFTFVDKIEPGIVDSRLSGFADKEGFMDSRILSDSRQNIMTYTEDKEHVLNSQQQHQQQLHQQQLQQQQQLHQQQQLQESRYVEFCNSPRMQEQCSNNDTLMSNVIIVSDTRHPMTNNEYLHDNKNYNCCNNLAGQTVPIILKHNNQNQNITTIQSHGMYQNFGTIHSGRCSEPSTSTSTNTNQRSMTLQNPKRKNQIGQNTFSTLECEKRGNGQKTSGHCGKIGFYAGSAV
- the LOC122857995 gene encoding uncharacterized protein LOC122857995 isoform X2; its protein translation is MTRCGVICGLAALVALTTALLGPAWLHTEEQLTLPHLPRQFASAVTVRFKLGLFKVCPTIIKPPNITFYVSTPGCTKVRYNNFADVASRELGFNELNFTPLVVSKMRISAPFQIAAVVLISLGTFFAMIGHCYGDHKTIIACGLYLLGGLSLGGGLIVLASALSDASFESPKRYGVLSSLNLEDNALPQYKYGWCLQLSGLALILAEIAALFTVSGYMARFPTVEDMVRVMVPGAERKLREQRGLSSEYLVRSHQKSPGVAQTQTFDQPTKDVILGPQRLTEEGTTSLLCKTAPDICVSNPKSISYVDKNDLSHILPSYPNSQIVEPQFTFVDKIEPGIVDSRLSGFADKEGFMDSRILSDSRQNIMTYTEDKEHVLNSQQQHQQQLHQQQLQQQQQLHQQQQLQESRYVEFCNSPRMQEQCSNNDTLMSNVIIVSDTRHPMTNNEYLHDNKNYNCCNNLAGQTVPIILKHNNQNQNITTIQSHGMYQNFGTIHSGRCSEPSTSTSTNTNQRSMTLQNPKRKNQIGQNTFSTLECEKRGNGQKTSGHCGKIGFYAGSAV